In Drosophila simulans strain w501 chromosome X, Prin_Dsim_3.1, whole genome shotgun sequence, one DNA window encodes the following:
- the LOC6726557 gene encoding cystathionine beta-synthase — MPQPKPYERPADFIDPGKPSKCKWHLGTAEKSPHIHRGIAHRQQITPNILEVIGCTPLVKLNNIPASEGIECEMYAKCEFLNPGGSVKDRIGYRMVQDAEEQGLLKPGYTIIEPTSGNTGIGLAMACAVKGYKCIIVMPEKMSNEKVSALRTLGAKIIRTPTEAAYDSPEGLIYVAQQLQRETPNSIVLDQYRNAGNPLAHYDGTAAEILWQLDNKVDMIVVSAGTAGTISGIGRKIKEQAPSCQIVGVDPYGSILARPAELNKTDVQFYEVEGIGYDFPPTVFDDTVVDVWTKIGDSDCFPMSRRLNAEEGLLCGGSSGGAMHAALQHARKLKKGQRCVVILPDGIRNYMTKFVSDNWMEARNFKEPVNEHGHWWWSLAIAELKLPAPPAILKSDATVGEAIALMKKHRVDQLPVVDKDDGSVLGVVGQETLITQIVSMNRQQSDLAIKALNKRVIRLNESEIVGKLARVLEVDPSVLILGKNPAGKVELKALATKLDVTTFIAAGKQKPKANGTTNGGSH, encoded by the exons ATGCCACAACCGAAGCCATACGAGAGGCCCGCGGACTTCATCGATCCCGGCAAGCCGTCCAAGTGCAAATGGCATCTGGGAACAGCCGAGAAGTCGCCCCACATCCATCGGGGCATCGCCCACCGCCAGCAGATTACGCCCAACATCCTCGAGGTGATCGGATGCACTCCACTGGTCAAGTTGAACAACATTCCCGCCAGCGAGGGCATCGAATGCGAGATGT ATGCCAAGTGCGAGTTCCTTAATCCGGGAGGATCCGTGAAGGACCGCATTGGCTACCGCATGGTGCAGGACGCCGAGGAGCAGGGCCTGCTCAAGCCAGGCTACACCATCATCGAACCAACGTCTGGAAACACGGGCATTGGACTGGCAATGGCCTGTGCCGTTAAGGGATACAAGTGCATTATCGTGATGCCGGAGAAGATGTCCAACGAGAAGGTGTCCGCGCTGCGAACCCTCGGCGCCAAAATCATACGTACTCCCACGGAGGCAGCCTACGATTCGCCGGAGGGACTGATCTACGTtgcgcagcagctgcagcgggaAACGCCCAACTCGATTGTCCTGGATCAGTATCGCAACGCTGGCAATCCGCTGGCTCACTACGATGGCACTGCCGCCGAGATCCTGTGGCAGCTGGACAACAAGGTCGATATGATAGTGGTATCCGCGGGAACGGCGGGAACTATCAGTGGTATTGGGCGTAAGATCAAGGAGCAGGCTCCCAGTTGCCAGATAGTCGGCGTGGATCCCTATGGCTCGATCCTGGCCCGCCCTGCTGAGCTCAACAAGACCGATGTGCAATTCTACGAGGTGGAGGGCATTGGCTATGACTTCCCGCCCACCGTGTTCGATGACACCGTCGTGGATGTGTGGACGAAAATCGGCGACTCGGACTGTTTCCCCATGAGCAGACGCCTGAACGCGGAGGAGGGTCTGCTGTGCGGCGGCTCCAGTGGCGGAGCGATGCACGCTGCCCTCCAGCATGCCCGCAAACTGAAGAAGGGCCAGCGGTGCGTGGTCATTCTGCCCGATGGCATACGCAACTACATGACCAAGTTCGTGTCGGACAACTGGATGGAGGCGCGCAACTTCAAGGAGCCGGTAAACGAGCACGGTCACTGGTGGTGGAGCCTGGCCATCGCCGAGTTGAAGCTACCCGCTCCCCCGGCCATTCTCAAGTCGGATGCAACGGTTGGTGAGGCTATTGCCCTGATGAAGAAACACCGCGTGGACCAGCTGCCCGTCGTGGATAAGGATGATGG TTCTGTCTTGGGCGTCGTGGGTCAGGAGACGCTGATCACCCAGATCGTGAGCATGAACCGCCAGCAGTCCGATCTCGCAATCAAGGCGCTCAACAAGCGAGTAATCCGACTGAACGAATCCGAGATTGTGGGCAAGTTGGCCCGCGTCCTCGAAGTGGACCCCAGCGTGCTCATCCTGGGCAAGAACCCGGCCGGCAAGGTGGAGCTCAAAGCTCTGGCCACCAAGCTGGACGTGACCACTTTCATTGCCGCCGGCAAGCAGAAGCCCAAGGCCAATGGCACCACCAACGGCGGCAGCCACTAA
- the LOC6739891 gene encoding dolichyl-diphosphooligosaccharide--protein glycosyltransferase subunit STT3A, whose protein sequence is MTLDVGGVARGLLTWDKQEHLVKLAILILAAVLSFATRLFSVLRFESVIHEFDPYFNYRTTRFLAEQGFYKFHNWFDDRAWYPLGRIIGGTIYPGLMLTSAALYRLMWLLNVTIDIRNVCVFLAPFFSSLTTLVTYALTKEIHSTGAGLVAAALISIVPGYISRSVAGSYDNEGIAIFCMLFTYYLWIKAVKTGTIFWSAMSALAYFYMVSSWGGYVFLINLIPLHVLALMITGRFSHRIYIAYSTLYCVGTILSMQISFVGFQPIQSSEHMLALGTFGLCQIHAFVDYLRSRIPKDHFDLLFKTLVSSVLTVVFVVGTLLTLTGKVSPWTGRFYSLLDPSYAKNHIPIIASVSEHQPTSWSSFYFDLQILVFLFPAGLYFCFSKLTDSNIFIILYGVTSIYFAGVMVRLMLVLAPVMCVLSGIAISHLLAKYIKSVDAGSSSKQGVESKRQHKKLEQQTGGVKSEVAIGFVGVITLMLIVYTLHCTWVTSEAYSSPSIVLSARSHDGGRIIFDDFREAYYWLQMNTPEDARIMSWWDYGYQITAMANRTILVDNNTWNNTHISRVGQAMASSEEKAYEIMRELDVDYVLVIFGGLTGYSSDDINKFLWMVRIGGSTDRGAHIREKDYYAANGEFRVDKEGSPTLLNCLMYKMCYYRFGQMYTEGGKAQGYDRVRAAEIGNKDFELDVLEEAYTTEHWLVRIYKVKDLPNRGV, encoded by the exons ATGACGCTGGACGTGGGCGGCGTCGCCAGGGGACTGCTCACCTGGGACAAGCAGGAGCACCTGGTCAAGCTGGCCATTCTCATTCTGGCAGCGGTTTTAT CATTCGCCACACGCTTGTTCTCTGTGCTGCGATTCGAGAGCGTAATCCATGAGTTCGATCCGTACTTCAACTACCGCACCACGCGGTTCCTGGCGGAGCAGGGCTTCTACAAGTTCCACAACTGGTTCGATGACCGCGCCTGGTATCCACTGGGCCGCATCATCGGCGGCACCATCTATCCCGGGCTGATGCTCACCTCGGCGGCCCTGTACCGCCTGATGTGGCTGCTCAACGTGACCATCGACATACGGAACGTGTGCGTCTTCCTGGCGCCCTTCTTCTCCTCGCTGACCACGCTGGTGACCTACGCCCTCACGAAGGAGATACAC AGCACTGGAGCTGGCCTGGTGGCCGCCGCTTTGATATCCATTGTTCCAGGGTACATCTCTCGATCCGTGGCGGGATCGTACGACAATGAAGGCATCGCCATTTTCTGCATGCTCTTCACCTACTATTTGTGGATCAAGGCGGTGAAGACGGGCACGATCTTTTGGTCGGCTATGTCGGCATTGGCCTACTTCTATATGGTCTCCTCGTGGGGTGGCTATGTCTTCCTGATTAACCTAATCCCGCTGCACGTGCTGGCGCTGATGATCACCGGACGTTTCTCGCACAGGATCTACATAGCATACAGCACGCTATACTGCGTGGGCACCATTCTGTCGATGCAGATCTCGTTTGTGGGATTCCAACCCATCCAGAGCTCCGAGCACATGCTG GCACTGGGAACCTTTGGCCTGTGCCAGATTCACGCTTTCGTCGACTACTTGCGCTCGCGCATTCCCAAGGATCACTTCGACCTGCTCTTCAAGACGTTGGTTTCCAGTGTTTTGACTGTGGTGTTCGTCGTGGGCACCCTGCTCACGCTTACCGGGAAAGTCTCCCCCTGGACCGGCAGGTTTTACTCGCTACTGGATCCATCCTATGCCAAGAATCACATTCCAATCATCGCCTCCGTATCGGAGCACCAGCCTACATCCTGGTCGTCTTTCTATTTTGACCTGCAG ATCCTGGTGTTCCTCTTTCCCGCTGGCCTTTATTTCTGCTTTTCCAAGCTGACGGACTCGAAcatctttattattttgtatggCGTCACCAGTATTTATTTCGCCGGAGTGATGGTGCGTCTGATGCTGGTCCTGGCGCCCGTGATGTGTGTGCTATCCGGAATTGCCATTTCGCATCTGCTGGCCAAGTATATCAAGAGCGTTGATGCCGGAAGCTCGTCGAAGCAGGGAGTGGAAAGCAAGCGACAGCACAAGAAGCTGGAACAGCAGACGGGTGGCGTGAAGAGCGAGGTGGCCATTGGATTCGTGGGTGTCATCACACTGATGCTCATAGTGTACACGCTGCACTGCACCTGGGTCACCTCGGAGGCCTACTCCTCGCCCAGCATTGTGTTGAGTGCCAGGTCGCACGATGGCGGCCGCATCATTTTCGATGACTTCCGCGAGGCCTACTACTGGCTGCAGATGAACACTCCGGAG GACGCTCGCATAATGTCCTGGTGGGACTACGGCTACCAGATAACGGCCATGGCCAATCGGACGATATTGGTGGATAACAACACTTGGAACAACACACATATATCGCGCGTTGGCCAGGCGATGGCCTCTTCGGAGGAGAAAGCCTACGAGATAATGAGGGAACTGGATGTGGACTACGTTCTCGTGATTTTCGGAGGACTCACTGGCTACTCATCGGACGATATCAACAAGTTCCTGTGGATGGTGCGCATTGGCGGCAGCACGGACCGTGGTGCGCACATCCGCGAAAAGGACTACTACGCGGCCAACGGGGAGTTCCGAGTGGACAAGGAGGGCTCGCCCACTCTGCTCAACTGTTTGATGTACAAGATGTGCTACTATCGCTTCGGGCAAATGTACACGGAAGGTGGCAAAGCCCAGGGCTACGATCGAGTTCGGGCGGCCGAGATCGGCAACAAGGACTTCGAACTGGATGTCCTGGAGGAGGCGTACACCACGGAGCACTGGCTGGTGCGCATCTACAAGGTCAAGGATCTGCCGAATCGCGGCGTCTGA